The Arachis ipaensis cultivar K30076 chromosome B10, Araip1.1, whole genome shotgun sequence DNA window CCCATCGTATTTGTATAATAAGAAACAATAAGATAAAAATAGTTATATAATGACCCATTTTTCATATATTCATTTGAGACTTATCACCTTATTAGCTATTACTATAAAATGGAATATAGTTCTTACTTAAGTGTGTGGCCCACACTTCATCAGTTTATCCTATTCTATAGTGTGATAAGTGAACAAATCCAATAAGATAATGAGATAAAATACCTTAAAACAATAGCTCCTGGGAAAACAAAGGCAAGGCACAACGCAGTTGTGGATCCCAGAAACTGAAAGAAGTACCAAATATCCGGAATAGCTATGGCAGCAAGGTAGCTGACGACTAGAAGCACCAGAGTAAGGATCACAAATCTTTTGTTGTCATTGGCAAGCATAGGCTTCTTGGGGAAGAGGAGTTCATCTATGTTGGCTCTCAGGGAGAAGTTCAAAAGAGGAAACACCAGCATGATGTGTAATGCATAGCTTATGCGGACCACACCATTGAGCAAGGAACCAACTGCAGAACCAGCATTCTGATCGAAATTGATCAGAATGTCCGATTGTGTCGAGTCTCCGAATAAGAGGTACCCGAATAGACCGATTGCAAAGTATATGACAGCACAGAGCATCAAGGCTAGTCGAACCGCTTTGGTCATGTGGGATGCCTTGGCAAGCTCAAACCCAATTGGATGCACTGCAAGTTAAATCAACTAACTAAATTATATGCATACATTGCCTAACTAATAAAATTGCAAAGAAATGTCAAATCAGTATACATCAATTACACCAAATAGGCCAATACCAAATAATCAGCAAGGTAAATATTTCAAGCTTGttctaaataaaaaacaaaagatcaAATTTGGCAACTATCAAAACCAAATATCACATGCTAAGTAGTGAATCGGGCATGTAACTAATTAAGTACCATTGAAATGAAATGTGAAGGCCGTAACTACAACTGGAACTGCCGTGAAGAGATCAAAGAAGGATGTTTGGTAATCTAAGCGAGGAAACAATCTTGGGGTTTGTGTTTTTCCTTGCAAGACTGCAACAACTGCCATCCCAGAACATATTGCAACAAACACCACTGCCAGAAAAGTTGACACTGCTGAACTGTACTTCAAGGATTCTGCAAATTTCAAAACACCAATAACAtcaaaaaattatgttataaCTAAGTTTTTGAAAGATTAATTTAATACTGACCTACACGTTTGTACAAGACCAATGGAAGCATAACAAAGACCAAGGTTATGAACAAAGCAAATTCCCTGGAATTCCACCAATGAATCCCAAACCACTGCTGCAGAAGGCCCAAGTGCACTTCTCCACCTTCATTTCCCTTTCCAGATAGCACATCCCCTGTTTCACCACTCCAAATTTCACCCACAAAcattaataataatgataataaatgaTAAAATGAAAAACAATTACTACTCATTACTCATAAAATCCTTTCTTTGACctaaaaacaactaaataaacaaGCCAAGCTTCTCTATACAAATATTCACCACTCAAACTAAGCTAGCTTAATATCATAACTTCATAataagttattaaaaaaaaacaaaggtACAATTTTGGCACTTATTTTAGGACACTATTttcattcataaacaacaaaagcATAAGAGTTACTTtcattcattaattaattaagtcAGAGTAATTAACActcaattttcttatcttttttgaTGAGAAAGGAATTAGATTGAATTAAATTCTGACCAATAATAATTAGGTATAGAATCAAGGCTCCAATGTTTGTGACGATGACACAAACTTGTACGGCAAGTGCTCCGAAGGTTCCGAACGCTTCTCTCATGACGCCGGCGTACGTCGTCGTTTTGCCGGAGTGCGTGAACCTCAACAGAAACTCAACTGACACTTCAGCGAGAACTGCGATCACTGCAATCATGGCGAACGCAGGTATAACGCCGAGGACCTTTAGGATCGCCGGGATCGACATGATTCCTGCTCCGACGATGGTCGTCGCCACGTTGAAGACGGCGCCAGAGACTGACGCCGGTTGAGTAGAGGATCCAGTGGATTCCGGCAGGAGGGGGACGTTGACACCCGCCGCCGGCGACATCTCGGCGGTGAAGTAGTGGTGGATAAGGTCCAAAATTGGTGGTGGAACCTAGCGACTAAGAAGTGAAATTATGCTTGAAATGGAACTATATGCGCAATTTAAACACGTTACTTAAAACGTGTTACtactctattttatattttatcatatttttagcTTTTGTTCTTTTGATTAAAATTATCAACTAGAATCACTGTATGNNNNNNNNNNNNNNNNNNNNNNNNNNNNNNNNNNAGATTCTTCACTTGCTTGACCAAGAAAAagtgaaaggaaaataaaaattaataaaatagctaGCTGCAACTTGCAAGTGGTGAACTGGTGATAATTGGAAGGAAGTAAGGAACAAGGAAGGTAAGTTAATGAATTAATAATGAAACACCaatattgaatttattattttgaacttttgggtgaaaattcGTACCAATTTTCCGGAGGTTGGAAACATTTGAATCGTTGGTGGTTTTTGACTGGAGATCAtgatcaaatttttattttaaaaacatttttttattttggtgtacaaattttcaacaattttttttgtgacttaaaagaaaataaacaaaaactaagaaagaaaaaaaaaaacaagaaactgtttaagaaaggcagtcccgctgaatactactctcaaactccttccaaggcaatggaagctccacttggggagaaatagtcctcattgcagtctttgccatgatgtctgctactgtatttgcatctctcaagatcaaccgaagatcagcacgccatttccaagacatgatatctcggatttttaacaccaaaggattaATAAACCCAGAGCAATCTTGTAAATTATTGATAATAGTAAATgcctccacacagtctgtctcacTCTGTTTGCTCAACTCGGTAGTGACTGCGATTCCTACTTATCGCATGCAAGTATCTCTCTTCCCTAAAGGGGTAACTAATAAGATAGAATCCATGATGCGAAACTTTCTATGGAAGGGTCAAGCTGATGGTAGAGGCCTGAATCTAGTTAACTGGAAAGTGTTGGTTACTCCTAAGAAGTTTGGAGGTCTGGAAATTAGAGATCCTTTTTGTgccaatattgctcttcttggaaaACTAATTTGGCAACTTTTTCACCATCCCGACAAGCTATGGGTTCAACTGTTGACGGAGAAATACCATTCTTCTAAGGCTGATTGTTTTAGTCGGTCTCGAGGAAGGGGAtcttatgtttggaagagtatatgtCGAGCTTGGGATATCCTGAAGGAAGGTTTTAGTTGGTGCATTGGGGATTTGGAACagaacttttggttttctaaatggagaagagaggggcgactatgtcaggagatggattatgttcacatttctgattcggatctcaggatcttggacctttggtcatctggacagtggaaccttgagaatatctattctcatctgaatcagtctctgcagagcaacattaactcttacaacccagatgttcaagctggttcagaggtcggttggtgttggactggtgtggcctcaaaggtttatgatgctcatagtggttatttgtggctcagtaagaagatgtttagttgggaggataggggtaattggctttggctttggcgtcaacatgttccagaaaagcacaaatttttggcctggctatgtcttcgggaggctcttcctaccgctgcatttcgttttaggaggggcatttcgcacacggatagctgtccacgatgtttctcaggtcaggaatcggttttacattgtattcgggattgtccaaaagcccaacttgtttggcaagctttagggatctccgatcaaccagtggatttgatgagttggttcttatataatagcaaacagcgcccttttagattcttttctggtctctggtggatttggtgttcgagaaataacgagatctttcatcctcacgagcattggaccacagacaaggtgattggtatggctttgtccttagaaaaggagctccgaaatatttttgagttgcaacgactatctatcccctcaaccattagtgactcttggattcccccctcagtgggtacctttaagattaattgtgatgctagctatcctggcagtggtgctcgagttagttttgcttgtgttagcagagattggaagggaaggtggcaacgaggctgtctgggaacaattgagagtcgtagcattttgcaaggagagttatttgctatttggagaggctttcATTTAGCATGGGACTCGGGACAAAGAGAACTTCCAACAATTAATTCATCGTTAATTTATACTTCTtagatttatttattgaatttagtTATGACGCANNNNNNNNNNNNNNNNNNNNNNNNNNNNNNNNNNNNNNNNNNNNNNNNNNNNNNNNNNNNNNNNNNNNNNNNNNNNNNNNNNNNNNNNNNNNNNNNNNNNNNNNNNNNNNNNNNNNNNNNNNNNNNNNNNNNNNNNNNNNNNNNNaatttttttaaataaataaacaaaatttttatttacaaaaatatatattttgaaaTGATTTTATTGATTTACATTCTATAATTTATCTTCTTTATCGTGTAAAGGAGATAAGACGCAATATGATGTAGTCGTGTGATGTTTGCACACGTCGTGTGTAAGGTCCTTatttcgtttatagtgtaaacaagATAAGTAATAATCACACCTATATATAGAACTCGTTTACAACACCGCTTgacttcactttttttttttaaagaaaaagctCAACACTCGGGGTGGAGCATACACGGAACAAGGTAAAACAAGACTAACTAGCTCttatgtcatctccggcatagccatcaacaatatAAGCTAGTTTTCACACCATTCCGCAGCACTAAGAAACGATTGTGTCACACACTCTACAACACCTACTGTCTTGTTTTGAAAGATTACATCATTTTTCCGTAACCAAATGTTTCATATCACTGAAAAGAACCCAACTAGCCAGAACTTGCGTACCTCCTGTCTCATAGGCATGGATCTCCAACTCTCAAAGTGATCTTTTAAGGTGCCAGGAGCTGTCCATTCCTGACCAAATTCCGAAATCCATCTACACCACACTTGCCAAAAAAACTCACAAGCAACCAACAGGTGATGAACATACACTTTCAACTGCTTTCTTACACAACACACACAGATTATCATGTGGTCCCAGAATACCCAACCTACTAAGCCGGTCCTTTGTGTTGATCCGACCAATCAGAGCAAACCATGAGTATAACTCAACTCTAGGCGGAACTAAACCTCTCCAAATCTCTTTTGTGAATCTGTACCTCAGAATCTCCTCATCCAGAGTCGCTTCCTGcaaaacctgcacaaatgagttagtcgTATAAACACCTTCCTTATCGAATTTCCACACCACTCTATCTTGCACTTCTGCTATCAGCCTAACAGATTGCAAGGCATGCAGCAGCTGATCTAAAGTCTCTAATTCCCACTGGCGGAGCTCCCGCCTCCACTGAAAATGCCAAacccactctatcccatcccagaacccacaatccccAATTGGTGATCCTTTTTGGTTCGAAATCAAGAAGAGTCTCAGATAACAGTCTTTCAACTTTCCTATTTGTAGCCACGTATCCTCCCAAAATCTGGTAGTCCTGCCATCCCCTACCTCAATAGCGAGGCCATCGATCATCTTCTGCCTTACTTGTTGCTCCTTTATTTGTAGATGACATATATCACTCCATGGACCCCCTCTCACCGGTAAAGTCTGAGTAGATAGCAACTGATTTGGGTTCAATCTATTACAAGAACACACAATCTTCTTCCACAACGGACAGTCCTTCTTCGAGAAACGTCATCACCATTTAAACAGTAAAGTAGTGTTGCGAACCACTACATCACCTACTCCCAGCCCTCCTAACTTCTTTGGTGCCTGGATCATCTCCCACTTCACAAGAGCCATGCCAAGTCATCCGTCATCCTTCCCCCAGAAGAACCTCCTCTGCAAGGAAATGATTCTTCGAGCAACCGCATTTGGCATCTTATACAGACTCAGGTAGTAAATTGGTAGGCTGTTTATGACAGACTTGATGAGTACCAGCTTACCGGCCTTACTTAGAACCTTCACTTTCCACAGGCTGAGATTCTCTTCCACCTTCTCTATAACCGGCTTCCAAGTTTTTACTAACCGCGGATTTGCTCCTAGGCTAATACCAAGATACCTCACCGGCAGGGTTGCTTCCTGGCATCCAAGCAGCTGACACATCCAACTAGTCCACTCCTGACTGCAATTCACTGGTATCAAACTAGACTTTTCAAAGTTAATGCTCATCCCGACATAACCTCGAAACACCTCAGAAGTCTCTTATAATTCCTCACTATCCCCTCCTCTGGCGGGCAGAATAATATTGTGTCGTCCGCAAATTGTAAGTGTGATAACTCAATATCATCCCTACCGACCATCAGTGGGGAAATGCGACCGTTCCTCACTGCCTCGCCAATCATTCTGTTGAGCACATCCACCACCAAGACAAACAAAAAGGGCGATAATGGTTAGCCTTGACGGAGTCCCCTCTCCATTTTGAATGCTTTTGAAGGGGATCCATTGACCAGAATAGAGATGGATGCCGACCTTATACACTCCTTAATCCATGCCCTCCATGTACTGCCGAAACCCATCTTCTCTAATACGGTATCAACAAAGCACCATTTAAATCTATCATAGGCTTTATGGAAGTCCAGTTTGATAATTGCTGATGCCTTTCTTTGTCGTTTTAGCCAATGTACCGTTTCGCATGCAATTAAAGCTCCATCGTGTGTCTTCCTTCCTTTCACAAAGGCACTTTGGGACTCTCCCATTAATCCTGGCATTACACTCCTCATTCTTCGTGTCAACAATTTAGAGATAGCTTTATACACACAACTAACCATGCTAATTGGTCTAAGGTCTTTTATCTCCTTCGCCCCGACGAACTTTGGTGCCAATGCTACCCATGTGACATTGGAGTCTGCTGGTAGTCTTGCATGCTCAAAGAAGCTCAATACATCTTTAATGAATTTTGGTCCAATCTCCCCCCAAcacttttttataaaattcatgtTGTAGCCGTCATTCCCTGGTGCTTTCGAAGATTCACAGTCCCATACCGCCTCTTTCACTTCCTCTGCTGAAGGCATCACCTCTAAGGCTTCAGCTTCCTCCCTCTCCAGTCGGTTCACTAACCCATCTCTAAAGCTCACCGTTGGGGAAGCTTCCTGGTGGTACAAGCGCTTAAAAGTCTCGAATAGCCACCTTTATCCTTGCTTGGTTCCTTATTATTCTCCCATTAATCACCAATGACTCGATTCTGTTATTCTTTCTTCTTGCCGATGCGACATTGTGAAAAAATTTAGTATTCCTATCCATCTCCTTCGCATACCGGGCCCTAGACATTTGCTTCCAGTGGACATCCTGCCTAACATACTACTTCTCACAGCATCTCACTAGCGCCCTTCTCCTTGACTCCAACGTACCATCATGCAGCCCACTACTCACCATATCGTCCACCTTCTTgatctcttcttcaaacttccTTATCTTCTCAGCTATATATCCAAAATGCTGCTTATGCCATCTCTGAACCAGAATAGACAGCGCTTTCATCTTGTCTAGGAACTGTCTATCACCTAGTTCCCTCCACTCTTCCTTCACCATTCTTAGAAACCCTTCATGCATAAACCATGAGTCCAAACTCCGAAAAGGTCTTGGGCCATCAAACTTTCTGTTCTCTTCCATAATCAATGGGCAATGATCTGATAAACCTCTTGGACCCCCCTTAGTCTCGTCCCTGGATACATCTCTAGCCATCCCAAGGTGACGAGGCTCCTATCAATTCGACTACAGGAACTCCCCCTAAACCATGTATACCTTCGATCATTTAACGGCATGTCAACCAGCTCCATATCATTTACCCAAGCTCTAAAATCCTCCGCGGACGTTGATAATGTAGTagcttctttcctttcttccaaATGCATAATTTCATTAAAGTCACCCAGAAAACAAACCAGAACCTGGCACAACCCTGCAATATAACTCAATTCTTCCCAGACTACTATCTTCTCAGCTCTCACATGTGGTCCATACACCAGACAAACTGCACACTGAAATTGATCTTTTATCACAACCCCTTCTACACACATCCATATATCTCCTTTATAGCAACTATTCAATTTGAACACTGTTTCGTCCCATATGAGCAACAATCCTCCGGAAGCCCCAACTGAATTTACATACTCCCACCCAGCTCCATCTCTACCCCAAATACGCATAACGTCAAACTTAGTTACCAGCTCCTTTTTTGTCTCTATCAACCCCAACATATCCAAAtgaaacttaattttaaaattctttaTCATACTGAATTTTCCAGCACCACCTAAACCTCTAATGTTCCAGGAGCTTATAATCATTTAGTATTAACAGAACACACCTGATTGCAATACTTTGGCCTGCTTCTTCgtattttctctttcttcttagcCTGTCGCCGCTTTAGTGCCACTGCCTCATTTTGCTCCTGCAGGATTGCCATGATATCCTCTTCATCACTACACTGAGCACCAAACTCTACAGCTAATTTCCAAGCTTCTTTGTtctcggccatctcttcttcccaGCTTTGTCTTTGTTCCTCCCTGCAAGGTTCATTTCTATCCTCCAAGCTACTCTCAGCCTCTGACCCAGCTTCTGATCGTAACTCATATGCCACCTCTTGGTCTTTGACACCATCCCTTGTCCCACCTTCCATCAGCCCATTCCCTTCCCGCGTTTCCGGTCCTGTTTCAATATGGATTTGCCAGTTTTTGTTATGTGCATACCGATTCATTTCAGCAGCCGCCCCCTCTCCATTACCAGTAACCACTGCATCTTCCCCCTCTTCGATTTGCGTCATTCTCCCAGCCGCCTTCTTGAGGACCAGTCCCCGTCTCCCATGGTGAATACCGTTACCCCGAGACGTTGCTTCTGCCCCCACTGTCTTCCCTCCAGCGAGCCCGCCGACCATTACCTCCCGTGTAGCCTCCTCATTCCGGAGTAGCTGGCCGCTGATATCATTCGAACTGTTCAGCTTCCTGGCCCTATCTTCTCCAGCCTCGTCAGGCTCATCGGGCATATCGTCTTCAATTGGTTGCCCCTTTCCCAGCCGAGAATCTTCAGACACTGCAGCCTCGCGAAGCTGGCTTCTTTCTACCCCACAAACCCCAATTGTAGGCCCTGCTCTGCTGTTACGTGAGAGCTCCACTCGTGAGCCACCTGCAGCCCTAGCCTGCACTCCTTTTCGGGTCACCGGATCAGGCTCAAGCCCACCCTTGCTGGATGGCCAACCAGGTCCATCCTTCTGAAGGCCCGAACCACACTCTCTAGCATGGGGCTCCTTACCATCCTTATTGGGCTTTGTTGCTCTTAGCCCATTTGACTTACTTGTAACCTCCTTAATATTATCTCCATAATGCACCCCGTATTGGCATGTTACCGTTTTTTCCGAATCAACCTGCTCATTAATTGCTCTTGATTCCTAAGAATCCTCCTTCTCATTAGATGCCGGACAATTAGCCACTCCATAATGTGAATTCAAATTCTGATTATTCCATTCATTTAAATCCACTAATGAATTTACGAAACTATCCTTGTCATATTCATCATTCTTGTGTCTTGTCAGCATGAGCTCAACCGCCTAGTCCCGGACAGCCACCAGACTTCCACCATCATAATTCAAGCCTCCGCCACTTCCATCATGTTCCGTCACGTCAGCATGTAAAATTTTTCTGTCTCCTAACTCCTTGTAGCTATCCTGAAAACTCTCCGTTCGATATACCTCCCCTCCCACTTCTCTTACGAGGACATCAAACCCGCTTGTACCTATTGTGATGTGAATCCACTCGTTAATCATATCGAAGACACACATATCAATCAAACTCGACCCATGATGAAGGAATTACATGACTCCGTTAATTTATCAAGCTTGACCACCTCGCCCTATTGCTCCCCTATCCTGCGAAAGGATTCTGTTGACCAAGCATGCAATGGAACTCCATAACATTCCAACCAAACCCTTCTAGACTCTCTTTTCTCCGTCTCATTCCATCTCCATATCATATAAAACAGCCTTAATAAATCATTCATTTGAAAGGTGCATGCTTCTTCAGCGCTTAGCACCGTGTTAAACGTTATCATTGCTTTATAAGCTCCCAGCTCCCTTACTTGTGTTACCCCTGGCCATTCCCTATGAATTTTTTCCTGGAGGTCGTTGAAATTGATCGCCTTCTTCGTACCTCCGACAATACTTCTTTCTAACCACACAACATTCTCATCCGATATCGGCACTTCCATATTCGTCTGCCTTCTGTTGTTTTGTGGATCCTTGGTTAGTGCACCCCTCGGCTTTGTCACTTCTCTTTCGTCAACTATTCTTAGACCTGCATTCCTCAGAACACTTCTTCCTATGCCGTGTCTTTCAGTTTCAGTCACTTCCTTCCCAATCTTATTCTTGTCATTCCTATTTTGTGTTGCACCTCCCcttctatattttgcttctcCTACAAACAATCTTCTGCCTCTTAGGAGCCACATGTTCATGTCCGCAACAGCCTTCAATGCTCCTCCTTTCGTTGTATACCGTATGAAAGCAAAAAGGTAGATTTGGCCGTTTTTAGTCTTCCGCGCCAGATATATATCAATGATTCTGCCTGTCCATTTGAACATGTTAAAGAGCTCTCGCTTTGATATATCTGCCGGCAGGTTGTCGacgaaaacagagaaagaatcatGTTCTAACCGTTGAAACTCTTCTTTATTCCAAACCCTAGGATCTTGATCGTGTTTGTTATGTAGAAGTTTTCCCCACCCGGTGTTCCCCCCTCACTCTCTctcgttctctctctctctcgctctcatGATGTTTACCGCTTGACTTcatttttcatctattttttttatttttctcccacTTCTAGTCTTTTCTAAGCATATTATTGAGATACTCGGAGATTATGATACGCGCAAATtaggggtgtaagttaccgaACCGGACAAAAAATTACCGCAAAACCGAACCGAAAATTACAACAACCGATTTGAAAAccaaaaaatcattttttttgtttttttctgacAAAACcgattggttcggtttggtttttCGGTTGGCTCGAtagaaaccgaaccgaaccgaaccaaaccgaagaTATGCATACATTTCAATGTTTTAACCATTTTAACCTTTAACCTAACAACAAAATCCTCAACCCCTAACCATTTCAATATTTTACTCTTATTATTTCAGTTTATTGACTATTTTAAACCTCTAATTATTGTGATTCATATTCTTCTCATTAGAAATTAAAAATCGAAAAAACCGACCGAACCAAACCGctgttggttcggttcggttcagtTCGGTTCATGTAAAAACAGCAAACCGAACGGTTGTGTGTCTGTAGAAACCGAACTGATAACACCCCTAGCGTAAATGCACGGAATGAGGATATCAACCGCTTGAATGCAATGTGGCATATCGTTGAAACAATCAACTTCTAGGTTAGTATTATTATTTTCATGtttaagttaaatgagcatatatttataaaattattaggggtaatttacataaataaattgtttGTCCCTCAAATTTACGCAATTGCATTATTTTAAAAATGAagacgcaaatacattgtttcatatatctatagaaaccgctactgccagtagcggtttatcaAAACACGTAATCCGCTACAGCCAACAGCGGTTTACACGCGAATGGGGGAACACAGAAACCGCTAGAGGCTGTTGCGGTTTCTGTTTGTTGATGCTTGgccataaaccgctactggcagtagcggtttacgtgtattGGGACATGTGCGTAAACCGCTAGaggcagcagcggtttacgttgattagaaaaaatatttgtttATGCTAAATTAAGTTACAAAAAGATTGAGGGAAAGAAAacggagtatatattttttgtaatcATATGATTTATATTGGATAAAAAATGaagtaatttttaaagaaaaagtgcatgctttagtgaattttttactaaaaataaattattttatcattcatgagttttagaagggatgaagataaaaaaaaaattagtcttagtttatatattttagtatTCTGTGAGTACTcactctttgatttgctatttaatttcattttaataataaatacaaataaaaaattattacatgcatatttatattttttattttattcatcaaaattatGATGCTATCACTATTATTTATCCAATTAATCAActgtaaaatataaataatttttattttttggtataaGACAACAAAattgcacaaataaaaaaaatcatttagcTAGAACCTCAAATGCAAATCAGCAGCAAAGAACACAACCCATTTTTCAAActctcactaattttttttattctcatctcttttaaaatttataaataataaaataatttatttttagccaAAAGTTTactaaatcatatatttttctctttaaaaattacttcattctcttttatttatatcaacCATACAAAGGAGATTGGAGAGTTTGGAAAATGGGTTGTTCTTTGCTGCTGATTTGTATTTGAGGTTCtagctaaataattttttttatttgtgcaacATTGTTATCttataccaaaaaataaaaattatttgtattttacAGTTGATTAATTGGATAAATAATAGTGATAGCATCataattttgatgaataaaataaaaaatataaatatgcatgtaataattttttatttgtatttattattaaaatgagattaaatagcaaatcaaagagtgagtactcacagagtactaaaatatataaactaagactaattttttttttatcttcatcccttctaaaactcatgaatgataaaataatttatttttagtaaaaaattcactaaagcatacactttttctttaaaaattacttcattttttatccatataaatcatatgattgcaaaaaatatatactccgtTTTCTTTCCTCTAGCGGTTTACGCACATGTCCCAATGCACATAAactgctactgccagtagcggtttatggcCAAGCATCAACAAACAGAAACCGCGACAGCCTCTAGCGGTTTCTGTGTTCCCTATTCGCGTGTAAACCGCTGCTGGCTATAGCGGATTACGTGTTTTGCTAAACCGCTACTGGCAATAGCGGTTTCTATAGATAtatgaaacaatgtatttgcgtctTCATTTTTAAAACAATGCAATTGTGTAAATTTGAGGGACaaacaatttatttatgtaaattgcccAATTATTAGGGTactttt harbors:
- the LOC107623310 gene encoding probable sodium-coupled neutral amino acid transporter 6, with amino-acid sequence MSPAAGVNVPLLPESTGSSTQPASVSGAVFNVATTIVGAGIMSIPAILKVLGVIPAFAMIAVIAVLAEVSVEFLLRFTHSGKTTTYAGVMREAFGTFGALAVQVCVIVTNIGALILYLIIIGDVLSGKGNEGGEVHLGLLQQWFGIHWWNSREFALFITLVFVMLPLVLYKRVESLKYSSAVSTFLAVVFVAICSGMAVVAVLQGKTQTPRLFPRLDYQTSFFDLFTAVPVVVTAFTFHFNVHPIGFELAKASHMTKAVRLALMLCAVIYFAIGLFGYLLFGDSTQSDILINFDQNAGSAVGSLLNGVVRISYALHIMLVFPLLNFSLRANIDELLFPKKPMLANDNKRFVILTLVLLVVSYLAAIAIPDIWYFFQFLGSTTALCLAFVFPGAIVLRDAYEVSTRRDKIIALVMIILAVVTSVMAISTNVYNALSSKS
- the LOC107620389 gene encoding uncharacterized protein LOC107620389, giving the protein MIISSWNIRGLGGAGKFSMIKNFKIKFHLDMLGLIETKKELVTKFDVMRIWGRDGAGWEYVNSVGASGGLLLIWDETVFKLNSCYKGDIWMCVEGVVIKDQFQCAVCLVYGPHVRAEKIVVWEELSYIAGLCQVLVCFLGDFNEIMHLEERKEATTLSTSAEDFRAWVNDMELVDMPLNDRRYTWFRGSSCSRIDRSLVTLGWLEMYPGTRLRGVQEVYQIIAH